Proteins from a genomic interval of Lycium ferocissimum isolate CSIRO_LF1 chromosome 2, AGI_CSIRO_Lferr_CH_V1, whole genome shotgun sequence:
- the LOC132048337 gene encoding L-ascorbate oxidase homolog — translation MRRVIFLQFLLGVLVLLSSSIVRAEDPYVYETWTVTYGQVSPLGVKQRGILINGQFPGPTLNVVTNDNVVVTVINKLDDRLLLTWNGVKQRKTSWQDGVLGTNCPIPPNSQWTYKMQMKDQIGTFTYFPSTLMHRAAGGFGGFNILARVVIPVPYPKPFEQFTVLVSDWWKTDNKVLQQRLDQGKSFPPPDALLINGRPNSLKFTGLKGYTYLFRVSNVGLTTSINFRIQGHSLKLVEVEGSHTMQEVYESLDIHVGQSMAFLLTLHAKPKDYFIVASTRFTKPILTATAILHYQGSNTPASKPLPIGPTNHVHWSMKQARTIRWNLTANAARPNPQGAFHYGTIPVTRTLVLANSAGKNNGKKRYAINKISYINPDTPLKLADYFNIPGVFQLNKISDNPPRGAMVLATSVFNFTLHDFVEIVFQNNENSVQYYHLDGYDFWTVGYGPGVWNTTMRRRYNLVDATTRYTIQVYPNSWSTILVSLDNKGMWNLRSAVWPRRYLGQETYFRVWNTEHSLYTEYDIPPNALLCGKAKH, via the exons ATGAGACGGGTCATATTCCTGCAATTTTTACTTGGAGTTTTGGTCTTGTTGAGTTCTTCCATCGTGAGGGCTGAAGACCCGTACGTATATGAAACTTGGACTGTTACCTATGGTCAAGTCTCTCCTCTTGGAGTCAAGCAAAGG GGAATCCTTATTAATGGGCAGTTTCCAGGTCCTACCCTTAACGTTGTAACTAATGACAACGTTGTGGTTACGGTCATTAATAAGCTGGATGATCGTTTGCTCTTAACATG GAACGGTGTGAAACAAAGAAAGACCTCATGGCAAGATGGAGTTCTTGGTACAAATTGTCCAATCCCACCAAATAGCCAATGGACCTACAAAATGCAAATGAAAGATCAAATTGGAACATTTACATATTTTCCATCCACTTTAATGCATAGAGCTGCGGGTGGTTTTGGAGGATTTAACATATTAGCAAGGGTTGTTATTCCAGTCCCATACCCAAAACCTTTTGAGCAATTCACTGTGCTTGTTAGTGACTGGTGGAAGACGGATAACAAG GTATTGCAGCAAAGGTTAGACCAGGGGAAATCTTTTCCTCCTCCAGATGCTCTGCTCATTAATGGACGACCTAATTCTCTTAAGTTCACCGGCTTGAAAG GATACACATACTTATTTAGGGTGTCGAATGTGggattaacaacatcaataaactTTAGGATCCAAGGTCACTCGTTAAAGCTGGTGGAAGTGGAAGGATCACACACAATGCAAGAAGTGTATGAATCCTTGGATATTCATGTTGGCCAATCCATGGCTTTTCTGTTGACTTTACATGCCAAACCCAAAGATTATTTTATTGTGGCTTCAACTCGTTTCACTAAGCCAATTCTCACAGCAACTGCCATCCTTCACTATCAAGGTTCTAATACCCCTGCCTCAAAACCCCTGCCTATTGGTCCTACTAATCATGTACATTGGTCAATGAAGCAAGCCAGAACCATTAG ATGGAACTTGACGGCAAATGCTGCGAGGCCGAATCCACAAGGAGCATTCCATTATGGGACAATCCCAGTGACAAGGACATTAGTACTCGCAAATTCTGCTGGCAAAAACAATGGAAAGAAACGTTATGCTATAAATAAGATCTCTTACATCAACCCAGACACTCCATTGAAGCTTGCTGACTATTTCAACATTCCTGGAGTTTTTCAGCTGAACAAAATCAGCGACAATCCTCCACGTGGGGCAATGGTTCTTGCCACTTCTGTCTTTAACTTCACTCTCCATGACTTCGTCGAGATTGTCTTCCAGAACAATGAGAATTCTGTCCAGTATTATCACCTTGATGGCTATGATTTCTGGACTGTCGG GTATGGGCCTGGCGTGTGGAACACAACAATGAGGAGAAGGTACAATTTAGTGGATGCCACAACCAGATACACTATTCAGGTGTATCCAAATTCATGGAGTACAATATTGGTGTCATTAGACAACAAAGGAATGTGGAATTTAAGGTCTGCAGTATGGCCAAGGAGATACTTAGGACAGGAAACATATTTCAGAGTATGGAATACCGAACATAGCCTTTACACCGAGTATGATATTCCACCAAATGCCCTTCTCTGTGGCAAGGCCAAACACTAG
- the LOC132046945 gene encoding L-ascorbate oxidase homolog has product MGKVALLHLLCGILVFWSVSVVKAEDAYKYFTWTVSYGTASPLGVRQQVILINGQFPGPRLDLVTNDNVILNLINKLDEPLLLTWNGIKQRKNSWQDGVLGTNCPIPPNSNYTYKFQTKDQIGSYTYFPSTQLHRAVGGFGALNVYARSVIPVPYAKPAGDFSLLIGDWYKSSHKVLRQLLDSGKSLPYPNGLLINGQKQSTFAGDQGKTYMFRISNVGLKNSINFRIQGHKMRVVEVEGSHVLQNIYDSIDVHVGQSLSVLVTLDQPPKDYYIVASTRFSRIALTATSVLHYTNSRTPVSGPVPPAPTGQMHWSMLQARTFRWNLTANAARPNPQGTFHYGKIIISRTFVMANSAPIINGKLRYAVNSVSYVNPDTPLKLADHFNIPGVFSLNSIQAFPSGGSPYLATAVFPASHHDFIEIVFQNNEATMQSWHLDGYDFWVAGFGAGTWTQASRNKYNLVDALTRHTTQVYPKSWTAILVSLDNQGMWNLRSAMWDKQYLGQQVYLRVYNPTQSLANEYDIPTNALLCGKAAGRHP; this is encoded by the exons ATGGGGAAAGTTGCTCTGCTTCATTTGCTTTGTGGAATCTTGGTCTTTTGGAGTGTCTCTGTTGTAAAAGCAGAGGATGCTTATAAATATTTCACATGGACTGTTTCTTATGGAACTGCTTCTCCTCTTGGTGTTCGTCAGCAG GTGATCCTCATTAATGGTCAATTTCCTGGTCCAAGACTCGATCTTGTCACAAATGACAATGTAATCCTCAACCTGATTAATAAGTTGGATGAACCTCTTCTCTTGACATG GAATGGGATCAAACAAAGGAAGAACTCTTGGCAAGATGGAGTTTTGGGAACTAACTGTCCCattcctccaaattcaaattacaCTTACAAGTTCCAAACGAAAGACCAGATTGGAAGCTATACATACTTCCCTTCAACTCAATTGCACAGAGCTGTTGGAGGTTTCGGTGCACTTAATGTGTATGCAAGATCCGTAATCCCAGTTCCATATGCTAAACCTGCTGGAGATTTCAGTTTACTTATTGGTGATTGGTACAAGAGCAGCCATAAG GTATTGAGGCAATTATTGGACTCAGGGAAGTCTCTTCCATACCCAAATGGTCTCCTCATAAATGGACAAAAGCAGTCTACCTTTGCTGGTGATCAAG GAAAAACATATATGTTCAGGATTTCAAATGTAGGTTTGAAAAATTCCATTAACTTCAGAATTCAGGGCCACAAGATGAGGGTTGTCGAGGTTGAAGGATCCCACGTCTTGCAGAACATCTATGATTCTATTGATGTCCATGTTGGTCAATCTTTGTCTGTCCTTGTTACATTGGACCAGCCTCCAAAGGACTACTACATTGTTGCGTCTACTAGGTTCTCCAGGATAGCTCTTACTGCCACTTCAGTTCTCCACTACACTAACTCTCGGACGCCTGTCTCTGGACCTGTGCCACCTGCTCCAACCGGCCAAATGCATTGGTCTATGTTGCAAGCCCGAACATTCAG GTGGAATCTGACAGCAAATGCAGCTAGGCCAAATCCTCAGGGTACTTTCCATTATGGAAAAATTATAATATCAAGGActtttgtgatggctaattcAGCACCTATTATCAACGGAAAGTTGAGATATGCTGTCAATAGTGTCTCTTATGTTAATCCTGATACTCCACTAAAGCTTGCTGATCACTTCAACATCCCCGGAGTATTCAGCTTGAACTCCATTCAAGCTTTTCCCTCTGGCGGTTCACCTTACTTAGCCACAGCTGTTTTTCCAGCTTCTCACCATGATTTCATCGAAATTGTTTTCCAAAACAATGAAGCCACCATGCAGTCCTGGCATCTTGATGGCTATGATTTCTGGGTTGCAGG TTTCGGAGCTGGCACATGGACACAAGCAAGTAGAAATAAGTACAATCTTGTTGATGCTCTGACTAGACATACTACACAG GTATATCCAAAATCTTGGACTGCTATATTGGTGTCATTGGACAACCAAGGAATGTGGAATTTGAGGTCAGCTATGTGGGATAAACAATATCTTGGGCAGCAGGTGTACCTGAGGGTGTACAACCCAACCCAAAGTCTAGCTAATGAATATGACATACCTACTAATGCTCTTCTTTGTGGCAAAGCTGCTGGGCGACATCCTTAA